A genomic region of Zea mays cultivar B73 chromosome 6, Zm-B73-REFERENCE-NAM-5.0, whole genome shotgun sequence contains the following coding sequences:
- the LOC100274856 gene encoding uncharacterized protein isoform X1, which yields MDGGSCGLEGASVVTSTTSTGIPLLPEKHCALFDEACGAMAGSNGPEGVPVVTSADDPPTRADIPFVCNSVDETCEATGGGSAPLEGQICTGFSKLISLEVKKGLQKCATFPPSSGQPQQEDCSCCHVGDELTCAPAYGRSVSLPQPTLKLVSAMKGGREKNGVASSPSENRHVKWAPDVYDPPVTSVCHSVTNSYQRRSKHRKKEKNKQKKRQKGKSKKNQQQSSAQNPSAPQVPGIGPKGVSTTGGQSPADDLSEHEAGIMDYSMGSQEANCGSSFLRESVAKMHFSTAEAS from the exons ATGGACGGTGGTTCCTGTGGTCTCGAGGGAGCGTCGGTAGTGACATCTACTACCAGCACTGGTATTCCGCTTCTGCCAGAGAAGCACTGCGCCTTGTTTGATGAAGCTTGTGGAGCCATGGCGGGCAGTAATGGTCCTGAAGGAGTGCCAGTAGTGACTTCTGCTGATGACCCTCCGACCCGTGCCGATATTCCATTTGTCTGCAATTCAGTTGATGAAACCTGTGAAGCCACAGGGGGCGGCAGTGCTCCCTTGGAGGGTCAGATATGTacgggtttctccaagttgatcaGCTTGGAGGTGAAGAAAGGCCTCCAGAAGTGTGCGACGTTCCCACCCTCATCTGGTCAGCCTCAGCAGGAGGATTGTTCATGCTGCCATGTAGGTGACGAGCTCACGTGTGCTCCTGCCTATGGGCGATCTGTGTCCTTACCT CAGCCAACTTTGAAGCTGGTCTCTGCCATGAAAGGAGGTCGTGAAAAGAACGGAGTGGCATCATCACCAAGTGAAAACCGCCATGTCAAGTGGGCTCCTGATGTGTACGACCCCCCTGTGACATCGGTATGCCATTCAGTGACCAACAGCTATCAGCGCCGGTCAAAGcaccgcaagaaggagaagaacaAACAGAAGAAGAGGCAGAAGGGGAAGTCGAAGAAGAACCAACAACAGAGTTCTGCCCAGAATCCATCTGCACCGCAGGTTCCTGGTATCGG GCCGAAAGGCGTTAGCACCACTGGTGGCCAGTCTCCAGCAGACGATCTCAGCGAACATGAGGCCGGGATCATGGACTACAGCATGGGTAGCCAGGAAGCCAACTGTGGAAGCAGCTTCTTGCGCGAGTCTGTTGCTAAGATGCACTTCTCGACCGCCGAAGCTTCCTGA
- the LOC100274856 gene encoding uncharacterized protein LOC100274856: MDGGSCGLEGASVVTSTTSTGIPLLPEKHCALFDEACGAMAGSNGPEGVPVVTSADDPPTRADIPFVCNSVDETCEATGGGSAPLEGQICTGFSKLISLEVKKGLQKCATFPPSSGQPQQEDCSCCHVGDELTCAPAYGRSVSLPPTLKLVSAMKGGREKNGVASSPSENRHVKWAPDVYDPPVTSVCHSVTNSYQRRSKHRKKEKNKQKKRQKGKSKKNQQQSSAQNPSAPQVPGIGPKGVSTTGGQSPADDLSEHEAGIMDYSMGSQEANCGSSFLRESVAKMHFSTAEAS; encoded by the exons ATGGACGGTGGTTCCTGTGGTCTCGAGGGAGCGTCGGTAGTGACATCTACTACCAGCACTGGTATTCCGCTTCTGCCAGAGAAGCACTGCGCCTTGTTTGATGAAGCTTGTGGAGCCATGGCGGGCAGTAATGGTCCTGAAGGAGTGCCAGTAGTGACTTCTGCTGATGACCCTCCGACCCGTGCCGATATTCCATTTGTCTGCAATTCAGTTGATGAAACCTGTGAAGCCACAGGGGGCGGCAGTGCTCCCTTGGAGGGTCAGATATGTacgggtttctccaagttgatcaGCTTGGAGGTGAAGAAAGGCCTCCAGAAGTGTGCGACGTTCCCACCCTCATCTGGTCAGCCTCAGCAGGAGGATTGTTCATGCTGCCATGTAGGTGACGAGCTCACGTGTGCTCCTGCCTATGGGCGATCTGTGTCCTTACCT CCAACTTTGAAGCTGGTCTCTGCCATGAAAGGAGGTCGTGAAAAGAACGGAGTGGCATCATCACCAAGTGAAAACCGCCATGTCAAGTGGGCTCCTGATGTGTACGACCCCCCTGTGACATCGGTATGCCATTCAGTGACCAACAGCTATCAGCGCCGGTCAAAGcaccgcaagaaggagaagaacaAACAGAAGAAGAGGCAGAAGGGGAAGTCGAAGAAGAACCAACAACAGAGTTCTGCCCAGAATCCATCTGCACCGCAGGTTCCTGGTATCGG GCCGAAAGGCGTTAGCACCACTGGTGGCCAGTCTCCAGCAGACGATCTCAGCGAACATGAGGCCGGGATCATGGACTACAGCATGGGTAGCCAGGAAGCCAACTGTGGAAGCAGCTTCTTGCGCGAGTCTGTTGCTAAGATGCACTTCTCGACCGCCGAAGCTTCCTGA